From one Lotus japonicus ecotype B-129 chromosome 3, LjGifu_v1.2 genomic stretch:
- the LOC130744985 gene encoding GDSL esterase/lipase At5g22810-like — protein sequence MGYSSSFMIIYTLLLAVVLNVANGQPLVPALFVFGDSVVDVGNNNHLLTVVKANFPPYGRDFENHNPTGRFGNGKLTVDFAAQALGFTSYPPAYLNLNIKGNNLLNGANFASAGSGYSDLTSKLYVSKYLTCTVLPCM from the exons ATGGGGTACTCAAGTTCTTTCATGATCATTTACACTCTCCTTCTTGCTGTGGTGCTCAATGTGGCAAATGGACAGCCTCTAGTCCCTGCATTGTTCGTATTTGGGGACTCCGTTGTTGATGTTGGCAACAACAACCACCTACTTACTGTTGTGAAAGCAAACTTCCCTCCTTATGGAAGAGACTTTGAGAATCACAATCCAACCGGAAGGTTCGGCAATGGAAAGCTTACAGTAGACTTCGCAG CTCAGGCCCTTGGATTCACCTCTTACCCACCAGCTTACCTCAACTTAAACATCAAAGGAAATAACCTCCTCAATGGTGCCAACTTTGCCTCAGCTGGTTCTGGTTACTCTGATCTTACATCCAAACTATATGTAAGTAAATACCTTACATGTACAGTCTTGCCTTGCATGTAA